Below is a genomic region from Helianthus annuus cultivar XRQ/B chromosome 2, HanXRQr2.0-SUNRISE, whole genome shotgun sequence.
TctatggcgttttgttttccagCCATCTCCTCCTCCCCTTCTCCTTCCTTTTCACCTTTTACTTCCACTTCCTTTTCACCTTCATCTTGTTTTTAACCTCACCTTCATTTTCACCTTCTTTTCTCTCAGCTACCACTTCCTTGGCGTTTTCATCAACAAATTTTGACATGTTCTCCAACAATGTCAGACATTGTGAGTATTTAATATGTACCAAGAGGCTGTTTGGATGTTCAATCTTTGATTATCTTAACAATGTGCTCATTTTATTGTAACAGTCTTCTAATTCTTTGTATGCCCTGTCCAACTTCTAACTTATTGTCTGTTAAATTAAAAAAAGGAATTTATTAAGTATGgcgttttttttgtttttcgtTAAACTTATTATTCGAACAATATACCTCCTGAGTTTCATTATTTTGTTGTTCTTCACAAGCACCATGGTCTTCATACTGTGTTAGTGCTCTAACCAAAGCTTGGTTCCCTGATGCAGAAACTTCAAACAACATGTTCTGGCTTTCTACATCTTCAGCCACAATCCTTTGAATGAAAGCCTCTTCATTCTATTTCTCATCATTCTCATTCTCATCATTGATTTGTATGGCATTTTGCACTTCATTTCAGCATAATCATAATGATCATCATGatcaaaaccatcatcatcatcatcatcattatcagcATGCTCATCAACATTGCCAACATCATCTTAATCTTCATTTCAACATCATCACCATCAACATCTTTTTCATTAACACGCTGCATTTTTTCTGTTGTCTTGTGTCGCAACCCCTgccccctatctgtcccgggaacgggcggccgcgagaatCAGcattggtggtatcggtgtttatcattttggcagcggaaattacatcaggaccgtagttaggaaatattttatcagagtaaaacaccacactttcataatattaaacatgtaGGAAAATACCAAGTTTTAAgcacacacatttttatagggataaaccctattttattttataaaaacatcttctttatttaggtaacttttatagccacttttccaagcctttagtgctgtccagctggcttctatttggctttcacattttgttacctggaatgcgtttaaaaacattttgtcagtgggaaatactggtgagtgaatcccagtttaatcaagaagagttttatcaatattcacagtattgagagcgattacaatgtttacatctacacaattactcattcagtattgtcaatcctgactggtggatCATATTACACATTgcctaactctttgtccaatggtaacgtgttccacattttgtatacaaaaccccaacataccggcagtaattgaagaattacaaagactcaatcacttctatttataatttaaaataattaaggttttgtaaaaatagtttacaaaaaggtttacaaaaaggagattactcacattgctgtcttagggttttccttaaggatttcctggtgattatctattaaatacacaaatgcacacgcgttagtatgataacccaatatttacattagtaatactctccccgagacgacattccaacgactacgtcgggcataacctcgacagccgttacggaatccTGGATTAAtcgggcaacgtatctaatatgtaaccggggttatgatacttacaatgaagcagaacttcgttatttagggggtatttcGCCCGAGTATAATGTATAATACGTAGAAATTTAAGAGAGAAATCGAGAGATGAACGAATTGAAACTGAGGCTGAGGGCCTCAATTTATAGTGACCCTTCAACTTCCCTCACGCCCCGCGTAAACTTCGGCcagggccttcgcggcccgcgaggccagCTAGGGTAGGCCCTTGCTTAGCTGACTCACCACTAGGCTCGACACGAATGGTGACACGTGGCGGCTCAGGGGCTCGCCCTGACTccgagctgtcgcggcccgcgtaggtcATCGCCAGCACGTTCGCGGCCAGTGAGCGTgggttaaattttgtttttattttatttttaattatataaggtATTTAGGGCTcagttttcacatacggggtgtattttaagacatatagaggtattttaaatatattagagGTGTCCAAAAATATTTAGGAGGGTTGGTATATCCTCCCCACcatgttttagagctcgtcctcgagatctactggaacaggtgtggatatttcctttgcatttctgattcaagctcccatgtttattctggtcctcttttggagtcccatttaactttaactttaactagaactaatctcttgtgcttgaggttcttaactttcctgtcttcaatctgtagaggcttctctacaaatttaagttgttcatttacctctatatccttaagaggtactactagcgattcatcagctaagcatttcttaagattagatacatgaaatacatcatgtattcctgccatttcctctggcagttgtagctgataggctacaggtcctattcttttaataatctcaaaaggtccaacatacctggggcttagcttttcccttttgatgaatcttaccactcctttccaaggagaaacgtttaataacactttgtctcctacctgaaattccaatggctttcgtctgttatcagaataactcttttgtcggtcaCGTTCTTCTTTCAGTTGTCCTTGACTTGGATAATCTTGccggttgtttcttgcactatttcaagtccagatagttgcttttccccaatttttgcccaacaaactggggttcggcactttcgtacATAAAGTGCTTTGAAGGGTGccacattgatacttgtgtgataactgttattataagaaaattctattaatggtaaatggtcatcccaattacctccgaaatcaattacacaagctctaagcatgtcctccattgtctggattgtcctttcgctttgtccgtctgtttgaggatgatcggttgtgcttagattcaacttggttcccatggcCTTTTGGAAAcatgtccaaaaatgagaggtaaaacagctatccctatcagaaacaattgataaaggaattccatgtaatgaaactatttcatttacatacaatttagctaactgctccatactgaaagtttccttcattggtaagaaatgagccgACTTAGTTAACCTATCtataatcacccagattgtatcattacctttccttgttttgagtaatttggtaacaaaatccattgttatcaattcccatttccacactggcatttctaattgttgtaataaacctaagggtttctgatgttcagctttaacttgtgaaaaggttaaacacttagaaacataagctgctatatctttcttcattcctatccaccagaaattctttcttaaatcctgatacattttatcatttccagGATGCATCATATACTTAGACTtgtgggcttcttctaatatacggtggtgTAGGTTTCCTGATTTAGGTAttcacattcttttcttatggaatttccaaattccatctgttcctggttctaattccttaatcattcctttcaatttctcAGTATCATCTTTGATTATAgattcttgtgcttctctaatttgttcatttaaatctacttgtagatttaatttaagagaacgtactctttttggcttttcatgatactttcgacttaaagcatcagccactacattagcttttcctgcatgatactggatattacaatcataatcactaagaatttccatccagcgtctttgtctcatattcaactccttttgcccgaagacataccttaaactcttatggtcggtgaaaatggtaaacttactaccgtaaaggtaatgtctccaaatcttaagggcaaaaattatggctcctaactccaaattgtgacacctgtgtcactgtgaccatcaaacaaatgccaaaccaatgaaatattgtgtttcatacttgggctttgtgaaaatatgtgtatcatttgcacatatcaattcttgttcgatttcgggctttatcgctttctggaaggttatacgcgatctgatgcgtaaatataaccagtttaatgcaacaaacactccggaatagtgacataggcttaacataccttaaataacttttacataacttagaaataagttttggatggtttggtatgccgaaatcaagtttattcgcttaaagggactaaattcgacaaactgcgaaagtatgccaatttgtactgtaacgaacaatccggaacttgatcataagttaaacacaccctaaatatcctttacatagcttagaaataggctttgaggggttcagtgtgctaaaataaactttatgctcattcagggactaaaagcgtcaaaaagtgcaaaagtttgcattttcgcgcatatcttacgttttgaatatatccggacatccaaaaatttatgtaagcattaaaataatttattttagtgtttggcatgataaaaatccattcgtcacgcaatttggatcgtttttgcgtccgttacgacttccgtcgtaattaaccgaacaacgaaagcgtacgaccaaacgaaccgacatccgcgatacttttgagcatattttaagttccctatactttaacttcattttagaactttgaaatgaggttaacggggcttaaacgtgtcaaaaatgcatcgaaaactgATGCAAGCCCAAGTGTAGAGGAacgggctattttgtatttggaggcccaagaccgcgtaacaaaaggggcctcactaaaatggctctaacttgggctacgggggtccgtttgggATGTGCGACCAGGTGATTTGAACGTGAGAACAagctctatcttgctgcaaacAGCCTaaggcggtttgggtcatcgtccgggccaaaaaacgcttatttccatgagttattttatgttttatgttttttagtgggttttttggacttttgttttgTTCTAGTTTTTGGCCCAAGTGTGTTTTAGGCCCATTTTCGAATTTCAGTCTCTATTTATATGTTGCTAAAGATAATGAAAAggtcagacttgaattttgagaaaactgatttttcacttcaaattctgtgccctttgggttgaattttggggttggggaagaactacacgggtattcgtagaatcaacgtgtttgatcttcatttaTCGTACCACGCactacatcagttggtatcagagccgaattcctggctcaaaatgcctccgaggagaaacaacaacaggcctctCGATGAAGTGTATGAACGGGAGTTGGAGCAGCGGCTTATGGCAAGGGTGGATGAGCGGTTGGATCAAGTGGTCGATCAGTTGACTAACCGGATGGCCGACTTGATCAATCGTAGGAGGCAGAGACCCAATGACGGGTATGGTTCTGAACTTAGTAACCCATTTGGTGATGATTCGACTTCCAAAGACGAACGGGAGGGGCAACCAAGGGGTGAACGTGGAGGGGGTAACAGGCGTTGGGATTCTAGGATAAGAGTTGATATTCCGGAATTTGATGGGTCTAGTTTGAATCCGGAGGGGTTCATCGATTGGTTGGCTACTGTAGAGGAGGTGTTCGAGTACAAGGAGGTGCCTGAAAACAAGCGGGTGGCCTTGATCGCTACTAGATTACGTGGTAGGGCCTCTGCGTGGTGGCAACAATTGAAATTAACACGGAATAGGCTCGGAAAGTCAAGGATCGTGACATGGGACAAGATGAAGAAATGCTTGCGGTCCAACTTTTTGCCTCATAATTTTCAAAGGTTGATGTACCAACGTCTACAGAATTTAAAACAGGGGGCCAAATCTGTTAATGATTATACAACGGAGTTTTATCAATTGATCGCGAGGAATGATATTCAAGAACCGGAGGAACAACTTGTTTCTCGGTATATTGGGGGTCTTAGGGTTCAAATTATGGAGTCCGTGAACCTTTTTGATCCGTTAACCATTCCAGAGGCACACCATCGGGCGTTGGCGTTTGAGAAACAAAACCGTCAGGTGGGCGGTTCATTTACCCCTGCTGGGGGAAACGTTGGGTCAGGCAGTGGGGCACCTCGTGGCGGGCCTAGTCAGCAGAAGCTGGGGGGTAGCAATACCGGGCCTACTTCTAAGGGGGCTAGTAGTAGTGGTCcgagatgtttcaattgtggtgagacAGGCCATCGTCAAGCTGAGTGTAAGAAGGCCGGTAAAAGACACTTGTTTGCTGAGTCTGAGGATGAACAGTATGAGGAATATGAAAATAACCCTGTGTTTGATGAAGAAACTGAGTACGAAGAAGAGGTTGTGACCGGTGATGTTGGGGTGAACTTGGTGGTCAGGCGCTCTTGCTACACACCAAAGGCAGATGGGGATGACTGGCTGAAACAAAACATCTTCCATTCAACATGTACCATTTTGGGGAAGGTTTGCACGTTTGTCATTGATTCGGGGAGTTGTGACAATCTGATTTCTGAAGAGGCAGTTCAAAAGTTGGCCTTGAAGACAGAGAGTCACCCGAAACCATACAAGCTTCAATGGCTTAAAAAGGGAGGTGAAGTGACGGTATCCAAAAGGGCACTTGTTTCAATTTCCATTGGGTCCACGTACAAGGATGATGTCGTGTGTGATGTGGTCCCTATGGACGCGTGTCACATATTGTTGGGCAGACCTTGGGAGTACGAGCGTAATATAGAACATAACGGGCGGTCCAATACTTATAGTTTTCTGTTTGGTGGTGTGAAGATCACTCTTGTTCCTAGCAAGCCTAAGCAGTTAGCCACGAAACAGTCGGGTACTCTGTTGACCATTAGTCAGTTTCAAGATGAGTTGGAGGAAGcagacaatgtttttattttgattgggAAGCCTGTGGCCGAGGAAGTCGACATTCCTGAATGTATGGTCCCGTTATtcgaggagtttgttgatgttttcccagATGATTTACCTGCCGGGTTGCCACCCCTACGAGACATCCAACATCACATTGATTTGGAACCGGGCTCCCAACTACCCAATAAGCCCCATTACAGGATGAGCCCAAAAGAACATGAGGAATTACGTCGGCAGGTTGAAGACTTAATTTCTAAAGGGTATGTTCGGGAAAGCATGAGTCCTTGTGCTGTTCCTGCTCTGTTGACTCCAAAGAAGGATGGGACATGGCGTATGTGTGTTGACAGTCGTGCAATCAACAAGATCACTGTAAGGTACCGATTTCCGATTCCCCGACTTGATGATTTACTTGATCAAATTAGCGGTGCCACTATTTTCACGAAACTAGACTTGAAGAATGGGTATTACCAGATCCGACTCAGGCCTGGGGATGAGTGGAAAACCGCCTTCAAGACTCGTGAGGGATTGTATGAAtggttagtgatgccttttggcttgTCCAATGCCCCTAGTACGTTTATGCGGGTCATGAACCAGTTGTTTAGACCCTTTATTGGCAAGTTTGTGGTGGTttattttgatgatgttcttattTATAGCCCTAATTTTGATGAGCATGTGAAGCATGTACAGCAGGTTTTGACCTTGCTCCGAAGGGATAACTTGTATGCAGCCAAAAAGAAGTGTGTCTTTATGGTCCCTAAGGTCCTGTTTTTGGGGTATGTTGTTTCTGGTGACGGAATACAGGTGGATGAGTCAAAGGTAGCGGCTGTTAAGTAGTGGCCAACCCTCACTACAATAACTGAAGTACGTAGCTTCCATGGTCTTGCTTCATTTTATAGACGGTTCATTCGAAATTTCAGTTCCCTTATGGCGCCAGGGACTGACTGCATGAAGGGGAAGACTTTTATATGGACTGAGGAGGCAGAGTCAGGTTTTCAGTTAATCAAAGAAAAGCTTACAACAGCACCAATTCTAATATTGCCAGATTTTTCTCGGGTTTTTGAGTTGCACACAGATGCCTCGCAGGGTGGTATTGGGGCAGTTCTAAGTCAAGGGGGCGTCCAGTTTCTTATTTCAGTGAGAAGTTGACTGGGCCAAAGTTACGTTATAGCACTTATGATCTTGAATTTTATGCAGTGGTCCAGGCTGTGAAACATTGGCGTCATTATTTGTTTCACAAGGAGTTTGTTTTATTTACAGACCATGATTCGTTGAGGCATATCCGCAGTCAAGATAAAGTGTCACATAAGCATGCCCGGTGGATGGCATTCTTGGAAAAGTTTACTTTTGTTGTGAAGCATAAGTCTGGAATTTCGAACCGTgtggcagatgccttgagcaggaggAGTAGCCTGCTTGTTTCTATGAGAGTTGTTGTACCCGGGCTAGACAATCTCATGGAACAGCTCACAACAGATCCATATTTTTCTGTCATTTTGCAGGATGTGCAGTTTGGGAAGAGGGCAGATTTTCTTGTGCATGATGGTTTTCTTTTTAAGGAAAATCAATTGTGTATTCCCAATTCTAGCCTCCGACTTCAAATAATTAAAGAACTTCAAATAATTAAAGAACTAGTGCAGTCTTCTTATTTTTGGCCTACTATGCGAAGGGATGTTGATCGATTTGTTAGACGTTGTAGGATCTGTCAAGTTTCAAAAGGCACAGCTACTAATGCAGGGCTTTATATGCCTCTACCCATTCCTCAGCAGCCTTGGGTTGATATTAGCATGGATTTTGTGTTGGGGTTACCCCGTACTCAGCGTGGTAATGATTCCATCTTTGTAGTGGTGGACCGGTTTTCAAAAATGGTTCACTTTATTCCTTGCAAGAAGACAACAGATGCAGTTAATGTGGCTCAGTTATTCTTTCGGGATATCTATCGTTTGCATGGTTTGCCATCCTCTATAGTTTCTGATCGGGATACTCGTTTCTTGAGTCACTTTTGGCGTAGTTTATGGAAAATGGTGAACACTCAGCTCAGTTTTAGCagtgcttaccacccacaaactgatgggcAGACGGAGGTTGTTAATCGATCACTTGGTAATATTTTGCGGTGTCTTGTGGGTGATCATGTGAAGTCTTGGGATCTAAAGCTTTGTCAGGCTGAGTTTGCTCATAATCATGCTGTTAATAGGAGTACTGGGTTTAGTCCGTTTGAGGTGGTCTATTCTGCTAAGCCTCGGGGTCCTCTTGATTTGATGTCACTTCCTACCCCAGGCTCTGTTCCCAAGAAGGTGCAAGATTTTGTGGTTGGGTTACATGATGTTCATAAAGCTGTGCAGGATAACTTGGCCAACGCTAATTCAAAGTACAAGCAAGCTGCAGACCAAAAGCGTAGGCAAGTTGATTTTGAAGAGGGTGATtttgtttgggccattttgactaaGGACCGCTTTTCAGTGGGGGAGTATAATAAGTTGTCAGCCAAGAAGATTGGGCcagtagagattgtgcagaagaTAAATTCTAATGCCTATCGTCTGAAGTTACCAAGCCATATTCGTTGCTCTGATGTGTTcaatgtcaaacatttgctgcCTTTTCATggggattcgtctgatgatgaggtTGCTGTGGATTCGAGGTCGAATTTTGTCTACCCAGGAGGGAATGACGCAGGCCCAAGTGTAGAGGAGcgggctattttgtatttggaggcccaagaccgcgtaacaaaaggggcctcactaaaatggctctaacttgggctacgggggtccgtttgggACGTGCGACTAGGCGATATGAACGTGAGAACAagctctatcttgctgcaaacAGCCTaagcggtttgggtcatcgtccgggccaaaaaaacgcttatttgcatgagttattttatgttttatgttttttagtgggttttttggacttttgttttgTTCTAGTTTTTGGCCCAAGTGTGTTTTAGGCCCATTTTCGAATTTCAGTCTCTATTTATATGTTGCTAAAGATAATGAAAAggtcagacttgaattttgagaaaactgatttttcacttcaaattctgtgccctttgggttgaattttggggttggggaagaactacacgggtattcgtagaatcaacgtgtttgatcttcatttaTCGTACCACGCACtacatcaaaaaccaagtttgggacTTCAGGGGCTAaatctgtcatttttgaaagttgctggtctgcaggtcccttacggtgCGTATGGAGTTTTTCTTACGGTCTGTAAGCAGTGCCCAGTACATCAGAattgcagaaacattgaatctggtcattccCACTTGTTCTAATGGTTTTGATCCatggtttttcatgctatgggctggtttgtgtagagaacaagtcccccaatcattctTTAACACTTGTAAGGCCAAGATcattccctcttctccaagaaatgatcctaacggttttgcgaaaactatatatagcatGGCCCTCATTCCATTTTCTGCACATTTaatctgattttggccctctaagttggagtatacacttcatacctgagggtaaatcggatcaaagcttgcggggaccctttgtaagtattccttcgttcttttatcgcttttcgagtgtgaaagtcaaactttgtttgactttcagctttgaccacgagatggtcaacgagaagttcgtttgaacttcgcaacgtgagcgtaatcacgatggttatagtcccttgtgactat
It encodes:
- the LOC110891059 gene encoding uncharacterized protein K02A2.6-like, whose product is MARVDERLDQVVDQLTNRMADLINRRRQRPNDGYGSELSNPFGDDSTSKDEREGQPRGERGGGNRRWDSRIRVDIPEFDGSSLNPEGFIDWLATVEEVFEYKEVPENKRVALIATRLRGRASAWWQQLKLTRNRLGKSRIVTWDKMKKCLRSNFLPHNFQRLMYQRLQNLKQGAKSVNDYTTEFYQLIARNDIQEPEEQLVSRYIGGLRVQIMESVNLFDPLTIPEAHHRALAFEKQNRQVGGSFTPAGGNVGSGSGAPRGGPSQQKLGGSNTGPTSKGASSSGPRCFNCGETGHRQAECKKAGKRHLFAESEDEQYEEYENNPVFDEETEYEEEVVTGDVGVNLVVRRSCYTPKADGDDWLKQNIFHSTCTILGKVCTFVIDSGSCDNLISEEAVQKLALKTESHPKPYKLQWLKKGGEVTVSKRALVSISIGSTYKDDVVCDVVPMDACHILLGRPWEYERNIEHNGRSNTYSFLFGGVKITLVPSKPKQLATKQSGTLLTISQFQDELEEADNVFILIGKPVAEEVDIPECMVPLFEEFVDVFPDDLPAGLPPLRDIQHHIDLEPGSQLPNKPHYRMSPKEHEELRRQVEDLISKGYVRESMSPCAVPALLTPKKDGTWRMCVDSRAINKITVRYRFPIPRLDDLLDQISGATIFTKLDLKNGYYQIRLRPGDEWKTAFKTREGLYEWLVMPFGLSNAPSTFMRVMNQLFRPFIGKFVVVYFDDVLIYSPNFDEHVKHVQQVLTLLRRDNLYAAKKKCVFMVPKVLFLGYVVSGDGIQVDESKVAAVK